The following coding sequences are from one Triticum aestivum cultivar Chinese Spring chromosome 5A, IWGSC CS RefSeq v2.1, whole genome shotgun sequence window:
- the LOC123108339 gene encoding purple acid phosphatase 2-like gives MERVLAVLFLLAAHAASAAAGVTSPYRRSLQMLPDMPLDADVFRPPPGDNAPEQVHITQGDLTGHAMTISWVTPEHPGSNVVRYGLAADNLNLTAEGTVQRYTWGGTYQSPYIHHATLTGLDHATVYHYAVGFGYTVRSFSFKTPPKPGPDAPIKFGLIGDLGQTFHSNDTVAHYEANGGDAVLFIGDLSYADNHPGHDNRRWDTWARFVERSVAYQPWIWTAGNHEIDYAPEIGETAPFKPFTHRYPTPFRASNSTEHLWYSVKMASAHVIMLSSYSAYGKYTPQWTWLQDELRRVDRRTTPWLIVCVHSPWYNTNDYHYMEGETMRVQFERWLVDAKVDLVLAGHVHSYERTHRVSNVAYDIANGKATPQFNASAPVYINIGDGGNTEGLANSFRSPQPDYSAFREASYGHATLDIKNRTHAYYEWHRNQDGVKVVADKAWFTNRYYMPTHTN, from the exons ATGGAGCGTGTGCTCGCGGTGCTCTTCCTCCTGGCGGCGCACGCCGCCTCCGCGGCCGCCGGTGTGACGAGCCCGTACCGGCGGAGCCTGCAGATGCTCCCCGACATGCCGCTCGACGCCGACGTGTTCCGGCCGCCGCCTGGCGACAATGCGCCGGAGCAGGTCCACATCACCCAGGGCGATCTGACCGGCCACGCCATGACGATATCCTGGGTTACCCCGGAGCACCCGGGCAGTAACGTCGTCCGCTACGGCCTCGCCGCCGACAACCTCAACCTCACGGCCGAGGGCACCGTCCAGCGCTACACCTGGGGCGGCACCTACCAGTCCCCCTACATCCACCACGCCACGCTCACCGGCCTCGACCACGCCACCGTCTACCACTACGCCGTCGGCTTCGGCTACACCGTGAGGTCCTTCTCCTTCAAAACCCCGCCCAAGCCCGGCCCCGACGCGCCCATCAAGTTCGGTCTCATCG GTGATCTCGGCCAGACGTTCCACTCCAACGACACGGTGGCCCACTACGAGGCCAACGGCGGCGACGCCGTGCTCTTCATCGGCGACCTGTCCTACGCCGACAACCACCCGGGCCACGACAACCGCCGCTGGGACACGTGGGCGCGCTTCGTGGAGCGCAGCGTCGCGTACCAGCCCTGGATCTGGACCGCCGGCAACCACGAGATCGACTACGCGCCGGAGATCGGCGAGACGGCGCCGTTCAAGCCGTTCACGCACCGGTACCCCACCCCTTTCCGCGCATCCAACAGCACCGAGCACCTCTGGTACTCGGTGAAGATGGCGTCCGCCCACGTCATCATGCTCTCCTCCTACTCCGCCTACGGCAAGTACACGCCGCAGTGGACGTGGCTGCAGGACGAGCTCCGGCGCGTGGACCGGAGGACGACCCCCTGGCTCATCGTCTGCGTGCACTCGCCCTGGTACAACACCAACGACTACCACTACATGGAGGGCGAGACGATGCGCGTCCAGTTCGAGCGCTGGCTCGTCGACGCCAAGGTCGACCTCGTCCTCGCCGGCCACGTCCACTCGTACGAGCGCACCCACCGCGTCTCCAACGTCGCCTACGACATCGCCAACGGCAAGGCCACGCCGCAGTTCAACGCCTCCGCTCCCGTCTACATCAACATCGGCGACGGCGGGAACACCGAGGGGCTCGCCAACAGCTTCCGGTCGCCGCAGCCGGACTACTCCGCATTCAGGGAGGCCAGCTACGGGCACGCCACGCTGGACATCAAGAACAGGACCCACGCCTACTACGAGTGGCACCGCAACCAGGACGGCGTCAAGGTCGTCGCCGACAAGGCCTGGTTCACAAACAGATACTACATGCCAACCCACACCAACTAG